The Micromonospora sediminicola genome contains a region encoding:
- the glgA gene encoding glycogen synthase translates to MAPMRVDLLTREYPPEVYGGAGVHVEYLARELRRLADVRVHCFGAPRDEAGVTAYAEPAALAGANAALRVMGVDLEMAAGAAGTDVVHSHTWYANLAGHTAKLLHGVPHVVTAHSLEPLRPWKAEQLGGGYALSSWCERTAFEAADAIVAVSAGMRRDVLTAYPAVNPDRVRVVYNGIDTAQYAPDHGTDVLDRLGIDPGRPSVVYVGRITRQKGLPYLLRAARELPADTQLVLLAGAPDTPEIGAEVEELAAELRATRSGVVWVAAMLPKHEVIQVLTHATIFVCPSVYEPMGIVNLEAMACETAVVATATGGIPEVVADGETGLLVPIEQAGDGSGTPLDPERFVADLAARMNELLADPDRIAAFGAAGRRRAVEHFSWDAVARQTLEVYRSVGA, encoded by the coding sequence ATGGCACCGATGCGCGTCGACCTGCTCACCCGTGAATACCCGCCGGAGGTGTACGGCGGGGCCGGGGTGCACGTGGAATACCTGGCCCGTGAGCTGCGCCGACTCGCCGACGTGCGGGTGCACTGCTTCGGCGCGCCGCGGGACGAGGCGGGCGTCACCGCGTACGCCGAGCCGGCCGCGCTGGCCGGTGCGAACGCGGCGCTGCGCGTCATGGGTGTCGACCTGGAGATGGCCGCCGGGGCCGCCGGCACCGACGTGGTGCACAGCCACACCTGGTACGCCAACCTGGCCGGGCACACCGCCAAGCTGCTGCACGGGGTGCCGCACGTGGTGACCGCGCACAGCCTGGAGCCGCTGCGCCCGTGGAAGGCCGAGCAGCTCGGCGGCGGGTACGCGCTGTCGTCCTGGTGCGAGCGGACCGCGTTCGAGGCCGCCGACGCGATCGTCGCGGTGAGCGCGGGGATGCGGCGGGACGTGCTCACCGCGTACCCGGCGGTGAACCCGGACCGGGTGCGGGTGGTCTACAACGGCATCGACACCGCGCAGTACGCCCCGGACCACGGCACGGACGTGCTCGACCGGCTCGGCATCGACCCGGGGAGGCCCAGCGTGGTCTACGTCGGGCGGATCACCCGGCAGAAGGGCCTGCCGTACCTGCTGCGGGCGGCCCGGGAGCTGCCCGCCGACACGCAGCTGGTGCTGCTGGCCGGCGCGCCGGACACGCCGGAGATCGGCGCCGAGGTGGAGGAGCTGGCCGCCGAGCTGCGGGCGACGCGCTCGGGGGTGGTCTGGGTGGCGGCCATGCTGCCCAAGCACGAGGTGATCCAGGTGCTCACCCACGCCACGATCTTCGTCTGCCCGTCCGTCTACGAGCCGATGGGCATCGTCAACCTGGAGGCGATGGCCTGCGAGACGGCCGTGGTGGCCACCGCCACCGGCGGCATCCCCGAGGTGGTCGCGGACGGCGAGACCGGGCTGCTGGTGCCGATCGAGCAGGCCGGCGACGGCTCGGGCACCCCGCTGGACCCGGAGCGCTTCGTGGCCGACCTGGCGGCGCGGATGAACGAGCTGCTGGCCGACCCGGACCGGATCGCGGCGTTCGGCGCGGCGGGGCGGCGGCGGGCGGTCGAGCACTTCTCCTGGGACGCGGTCGCCCGGCAGACGCTCGAGGTGTACCGCTCGGTGGGGGCGTAA
- the glgC gene encoding glucose-1-phosphate adenylyltransferase, which yields MAAKVLAIVLAGGEGKRLMPLTTDRAKPAVPFGGMYRMVDFVLSNLANAGFLKIVVLTQYKSHSLDRHITKTWRMSTLLGNYVTPVPAQQRRGPWWFAGSADAIYQSFNLINDEQPDHVIVFGADHIYRMDPRQMVEDHIASGAGVTVAGIRQPLSMADQFGVIEVGEDGRRIRAFREKPTDAVGLPDAPDQIYASMGNYVFSTRALCEAVERDAEDKTSKHDMGGSIIPMLVERGEANVYDFKDNEVPGSTDRDRGYWRDVGTLDSFYDAHMDLINVHPVFNLYNFDWPIYTEQPPYPPAKFVHAWGERVGRAVSSMVSPGSVISGSLVENSIVSPKVKVHSWAHVDGAVLMEGVEIGRHAVVRRAILDKNVYVPEGAEIGVDLEKDRQRYTVSDNGIVVIGKGQRVEP from the coding sequence ATGGCTGCCAAGGTGCTCGCGATCGTCCTGGCCGGCGGGGAGGGCAAGCGCCTGATGCCCCTGACCACCGACCGGGCGAAGCCGGCCGTCCCCTTCGGCGGGATGTACCGCATGGTCGACTTCGTCCTCTCCAACCTGGCGAACGCCGGCTTTCTCAAGATCGTCGTGCTGACCCAGTACAAGTCCCACTCGCTGGACCGTCACATCACCAAGACCTGGCGGATGTCGACGCTGCTCGGCAACTACGTCACCCCGGTGCCCGCCCAGCAGCGGCGCGGCCCGTGGTGGTTCGCCGGCTCGGCCGACGCCATCTACCAGAGTTTCAACCTGATCAACGACGAGCAGCCCGACCACGTGATCGTCTTCGGCGCCGACCACATCTACCGGATGGACCCCCGGCAGATGGTGGAGGACCACATCGCCTCCGGCGCCGGGGTGACAGTGGCCGGCATCCGCCAGCCGTTGTCGATGGCCGACCAGTTCGGCGTGATCGAGGTCGGCGAGGACGGCCGGCGGATCCGGGCGTTCCGCGAGAAGCCCACCGACGCGGTCGGGCTGCCCGACGCGCCGGACCAGATCTACGCCTCGATGGGCAACTACGTCTTCTCCACCCGGGCGCTCTGCGAGGCGGTCGAGCGCGACGCGGAGGACAAGACCAGCAAGCACGACATGGGCGGCAGCATCATCCCGATGCTGGTCGAGCGGGGCGAGGCCAACGTCTACGACTTCAAGGACAACGAGGTGCCGGGCAGCACCGACCGGGACCGCGGCTACTGGCGCGACGTCGGGACGCTCGACTCGTTCTACGACGCCCACATGGACCTGATCAACGTGCACCCGGTGTTCAACCTCTACAACTTCGACTGGCCGATCTACACCGAGCAGCCGCCGTACCCGCCGGCCAAGTTCGTGCACGCCTGGGGCGAGCGGGTCGGCCGGGCGGTCAGCTCGATGGTCTCGCCCGGCTCGGTGATCTCCGGCTCGCTGGTGGAGAACTCGATCGTGTCGCCGAAGGTGAAGGTCCACTCGTGGGCGCACGTGGACGGCGCCGTCCTGATGGAGGGTGTCGAGATCGGCCGGCACGCGGTCGTCCGCCGCGCGATCCTGGACAAGAACGTCTACGTTCCGGAAGGCGCCGAGATCGGCGTCGACCTGGAGAAGGACCGCCAGCGCTACACCGTGTCCGACAACGGCATCGTCGTCATCGGCAAGGGTCAGCGCGTCGAGCCCTGA
- a CDS encoding class I SAM-dependent methyltransferase — protein sequence MSDAIFTHPRLAPVYDAFDGDRDDLDAYLAIADELDARVVLDLGCGTGNLALLLARHGRTVVGVDPAEASLDVARAKDGADRVRWIRGDATTLPPLRADLATMTGNVAQVFRTDDDWERTLRGVHAALRPGGHLVFETRRPGRRAWEEWADTAPVTRDVPGVGPVEQRLEVTVVDLPLVSFRYTYRFLTDGVTLTSDSTLRFRDRDEVEASLTSTGYRVTDVREAPDRPGREFVFVAHRVDQPLGCNATGGSAPV from the coding sequence ATGTCGGATGCGATCTTCACCCATCCTCGACTCGCGCCGGTCTACGACGCGTTCGACGGCGACCGGGACGACCTGGACGCGTACCTCGCCATCGCCGACGAGCTGGACGCCCGCGTGGTGCTCGACCTCGGGTGCGGCACCGGGAACCTGGCCCTCCTGCTCGCCCGGCACGGCCGTACCGTCGTGGGCGTCGACCCGGCCGAGGCGTCGCTGGACGTCGCGCGGGCGAAGGACGGCGCGGACCGGGTCCGCTGGATCCGCGGCGACGCCACCACGCTGCCGCCGCTGCGCGCCGACCTGGCCACGATGACCGGGAACGTGGCGCAGGTCTTCCGCACCGACGACGACTGGGAGCGGACCCTGCGGGGCGTGCACGCCGCGCTGCGCCCCGGCGGTCACCTCGTGTTCGAGACCCGCCGCCCGGGGCGCCGCGCCTGGGAGGAGTGGGCGGACACCGCGCCCGTCACCCGGGACGTGCCGGGCGTCGGGCCGGTGGAACAGCGCCTCGAGGTCACCGTGGTCGACCTGCCGCTGGTGTCCTTCCGGTACACGTACCGGTTCCTGACCGACGGCGTGACCCTCACGTCGGACTCCACGCTGCGGTTCCGCGACCGCGACGAGGTCGAGGCGAGCCTGACCTCGACCGGCTACCGGGTGACAGACGTGCGGGAGGCGCCCGACCGCCCCGGCCGGGAGTTCGTGTTCGTCGCGCACCGTGTGGACCAGCCGCTCGGGTGCAACGCCACGGGTGGGTCGGCGCCCGTTTGA